Proteins from one Limanda limanda chromosome 4, fLimLim1.1, whole genome shotgun sequence genomic window:
- the LOC133000492 gene encoding protein unc-119 homolog B-like → MSGAKARSEAPVAEDVSSGTAAPPRDRKPGGGVLKRLKSRRSQVDSRPVTEEDLRAQSGHISPEDVLGLRGATRGYLCKPEDNIYNIDFVRFKIRDLETGTVLFEIAKPPNTEDDEENREADASAGRFVRYQFTPAFLRLRTVGATVEFTVGNRPLNNFRMVERHYFRDHLLKSFDFDFGFCIPNSRNTCEHIYEFPQLSDSLVRQMVERPYETRSDSFYFVENRLVMHNKADYAYNGGQ, encoded by the exons ATGAGCGGAGCCAAAGCCCGCAGCGAAGCGCCTGTTGCTGAGGACGTCTCCTCCGGCACTGCGGCTCCACCGCGGGACCGCAAGCCCGGCGGAGGGGTCCTGAAGAGGCTGAAGTCCCGCCGGAGCCAGGTGGACAGCAGGCCCGTCACGGAGGAGGACCTGCGGGCGCAGAGCGGACACATCTCGCCGGAGGACGTGCTGGGACTGCGGGGGGCGACGCGAG GGTACCTGTGTAAACCTGAggacaatatttacaacatagACTTTGTGCGCTTTAAGATCAGAGACCTGGAGACGGGCACCGTCCTCTTTGAGATTGCCAAACCACCAAATACAG aggatgatgaggagaacagagaggcAGACGCCAGCGCAGGCCGATTTGTGCGCTACCAGTTCACCCCGGCCTTCCTGCGCCTGAGGACCGTGGGAGCGAC GGTGGAATTCACAGTTGGAAACAGGCCGCTGAACAATTTCCGCATGGTTGAAAGACACTATTTCCGCGATCACCTGCTGAAGAGCTTCGACTTTGACTTTGGCTTCTGTATCCCAAACAGCCGTAACACCTGTGAGCACATCTATGAGTTCCCTCAGCTGTCTGACAGCCTAG tCCGTCAGATGGTGGAGCGTCCGTACGAGACTCGCTCGGACAGCTTCTACTTCGTCGAGAACAGACTGGTCATGCACAACAAGGCAGACTATGCTTATAATGGAGGACAGTGA